Below is a genomic region from Microbacterium sp. LWO12-1.2.
GAGACCGATCTCGGCATCCCGTCGGCCCCGCACGGAGACCTCACCGCGTGGAGCGACCAGGGCGTGCTCCTGCTGAACCGCGTGCTCACGGTGCAGCCCGGAGTCGCGGGCTCTCATCGCGGTTGGGGCTGGGAGAAGGTGACCGAGCACGCGATCCGCACCCTCGTCGCCCGCGAGCAGCCGCTCGTCGCGATCCTGTGGGGCAAGGACGCCGCGAACCTGCAGCCGCTCCTCGGCGCGACGCCGGTGATCGCCTCGGCGCATCCGTCTCCGCTGTCGGCCCGCCGCGGGTTCTTCGGCTCCCGCCCGTTCTCACGCGCGAACGCGTTGCTCGAGGGCATGGGCGCGGCGCCGGTGGACTGGCGGGTGGAGGGGGAGCCGCTCGTTCCCTCAGAGCCCCTCGTTCCCTAAGCTGGGCGCATGCAGTTCGAACCGGGGGACCGACGCCGCGTGCTGCCGCGTCATCTGCGCCCTGCTGCTCCGGTCGAGGTCTTCTCCTACACGATCCGCCCCGTCAGAGCCGCGGACCTCCCACACGTCCGCGAGATCTACAACCACTTCGTGAGCAACTCCGCCGTCACTCTCGACGAGCGGCGCAGCAGCATCCCGTACTGGCGCGAGAAGTTCGCGCTGCTCACGCGGCTGAATCTGCCGTTCCTCGTCGCCGTCTCGCCGGCCGGCGTGGTGCTGGGCTACGCGCTGGCGCAGCCGTGGGCGGGCAAGAACGCCTACCGCTACACCGTGGAGGACTCGATCTACCTCGGCCCTGGCGCTGGGGGCAAGGGGCTCGGAGCCGCCCTGCTGCAGGCGTTGATCGACGCCTGCGAGCAGATCGGCATCCGCGAGATGGTCGCCGTCATCAGCGACAGCGGCGCGGAGGCCTCCATCCGCCTGCACGCCAAGCTCGGTTTCGAAGAGGCTGGCCGGATGGGCCGCGTCGGCTACAAGTTCGGGCGCGAGCTCGGCACGGTCTACATGCGACGCGCGTTGCGTCCGAGCGGTCGGCGCCGCGGGCTCTTCTCCTCGAGTCGCGGGCGCTAGCTGTACTGACCCGGATCATTGTTGACGTAGGAGAGACCTTCGGTGTCGAGTGGGAGCTGTCTAGGTTCCGGTTCGATCACACGAAGGTCTCTCATGTCCCACGCTAATGCCCGGTTGGCTCCGGCCGGCAGATTGATCATGGTCCAGCGCATCCAGTCCGGGCGTGCGGTCGCG
It encodes:
- a CDS encoding uracil-DNA glycosylase, whose translation is MARTLAELADDGLIDAGWAQALAPVQDDITALGERLRAEQEAGRGYLPEGHHVLRAFQRPLADVRVLITGQDPYPTPGHPIGLSFAVDRDVRPLPRSLGNIYRERETDLGIPSAPHGDLTAWSDQGVLLLNRVLTVQPGVAGSHRGWGWEKVTEHAIRTLVAREQPLVAILWGKDAANLQPLLGATPVIASAHPSPLSARRGFFGSRPFSRANALLEGMGAAPVDWRVEGEPLVPSEPLVP
- a CDS encoding GNAT family N-acetyltransferase encodes the protein MQFEPGDRRRVLPRHLRPAAPVEVFSYTIRPVRAADLPHVREIYNHFVSNSAVTLDERRSSIPYWREKFALLTRLNLPFLVAVSPAGVVLGYALAQPWAGKNAYRYTVEDSIYLGPGAGGKGLGAALLQALIDACEQIGIREMVAVISDSGAEASIRLHAKLGFEEAGRMGRVGYKFGRELGTVYMRRALRPSGRRRGLFSSSRGR